Proteins from a genomic interval of Crassostrea angulata isolate pt1a10 chromosome 7, ASM2561291v2, whole genome shotgun sequence:
- the LOC128157444 gene encoding G-protein coupled receptor dmsr-1-like, protein MDNVTEPGDFPEGVSGYRLYHGYVSVIVCSTGIVLNVINAVIWSSKNMRSSTNLILTTLAITDIVSLSMYLVYAVYFFLATGPSQQLNHSQEWMYVVVIAFHEFIGFHTTSNWLTISLAIFRFIKVCHPDLAKTWCNKERAKLTILIVFVVTILATFPFYPYYEVYSSSDDHPSLTGYWIRKTKFTRNHVLYQTVLLWLYGVVFKVCPCIGMVVLSTLMIRKLRHAQKRQRTFITGPDSQVNNHRGYSHTTVMLIIIGLIYVLMELPIGISAFTSGLQGGESHYFYFMLYSEVGDILDLLTLLNATVNFGVYYALSNQFRAVCRKIFLREKVLDVHCVSDTLEMSEPVTSSVIFTISLKWKSFKQKVHLDN, encoded by the coding sequence ATGGACAACGTTACGGAGCCGGGGGACTTTCCTGAGGGGGTGTCTGGGTACCGCCTCTACCACGGCTATGTCAGTGTCATCGTCTGCTCTACAGGGATAGTGCTCAATGTTATTAACGCCGTCATCTGGTCCAGTAAAAACATGAGATCGTCCACAAACCTCATCTTGACCACGCTGGCTATCACAGACATTGTTTCTCTGTCCATGTACCTTGTTTACGCCGTCTATTTCTTCCTTGCCACGGGGCCAAGTCAACAGCTGAACCACTCGCAGGAGTGGATGTACGTGGTGGTCATAGCCTTCCACGAGTTCATCGGCTTCCACACCACGTCCAACTGGCTCACCATTTCACTGGCAATATTTCGCTTCATCAAAGTGTGTCACCCAGACTTGGCTAAAACCTGGTGTAATAAGGAAAGAGCAAAGCTGACCATATTGATAGTCTTTGTTGTGACTATACTAGCCACATTCCCCTTCTATCCGTACTATGAAGTGTACAGTAGTTCTGATGACCACCCTAGCCTCACGGGGTACTGGATTAGGAAGACCAAGTTTACAAGAAACCATGTACTCTACCAGACAGTGTTACTGTGGCTGTACGGGGTTGTGTTCAAAGTGTGTCCATGTATTGGCATGGTAGTCTTAAGCACTTTGATGATCCGGAAGTTACGTCATGCACAGAAGAGACAGAGGACGTTTATCACTGGTCCCGACAGCCAGGTGAACAACCACAGAGGGTACAGTCACACCACCGTCATGCTCATCATCATCGGCCTCATTTATGTCCTCATGGAACTTCCCATCGGCATATCAGCCTTCACTTCCGGTCTACAGGGTGGTGAAAGCcattacttttatttcatgttgtatTCTGAAGTTGGAGATATTTTAGATTTGTTAACGCTTCTAAACGCTACCGTGAATTTTGGTGTATACTATGCTCTAAGTAACCAGTTTAGAGCTGTTTGCAGGAAAATATTTCTCAGAGAAAAAGTATTAGACGTCCATTGTGTCTCTGATACATTGGAAATGTCTGAACCAGTCACTTCCTCTGTAATATTCACGATTTCATTGAAATGGAAATCCTTTAAACAAAAGGTTCATCTAGATAATTGA
- the LOC128157439 gene encoding G-protein coupled receptor dmsr-1-like, producing MLDNATDIANGSVTEQPLDYSDLEVTGYRLVHGYISGTICFLGVLFNVCNVAVWSRKALRTSTSLLLTTLSVADGCSVFMYLLYVTYYFTATGPSELIYHTKAGMYLVVICFHQFITFHTFSNWITISLAIFRYLKVCHPNIGKKTCTRKRALLTIGIVFVATTLASSPFYLYYEVYDLAEDGVGFSGYWIRKTSFAVAHVDYQTTLAWLYGVIFKVGPCLAMMILCSLIARNLYNADKRRGNMAAGIDSNGNRISSGYRRTTKMLIIIGVIYVAAELPIGIVSLVSGLQYSESHFFYFLLYSYVGDLLDTLTVINGSVNLIVYVTMSRQYRLEFKRTVLGRFVKKYAVTETVETGYTNDTNNQELSQPSLDVLSRDLKDKTRTTETDGGVSVTSALV from the coding sequence atgtTGGACAATGCAACAGACATAGCCAACGGCAGCGTAACAGAGCAGCCTTTAGATTACTCGGACCTGGAGGTTACGGGATACCGATTGGTCCACGGTTACATCAGCGGCACGATCTGTTTTCTAGGGGTTCTCTTTAACGTTTGCAATGTGGCCGTGTGGTCACGAAAAGCTCTGAGGACCTCCACCAGCCTCCTTCTGACAACGCTATCCGTGGCCGATGGTTGCTCCGTCTTTATGTACCTGCTCTACGTCACTTATTACTTCACCGCCACCGGGCCCAGCGAGTTAATCTACCACACCAAGGCTGGCATGTACTTGGTCGTCATCTGCTTCCACCAGTTTATCACCTTTCATACATTTTCAAACTGGATAACCATATCACTGGCAATCTTTCGTTACCTGAAAGTTTGCCACCCAAACATAGGTAAGAAGACCTGTACCAGAAAAAGAGCGCTCCTTACCATTGGTATAGTGTTTGTCGCAACAACATTGGCCTCCTCCCCTTTCTACTTGTACTATGAAGTTTATGATCTAGCTGAAGATGGTGTTGGTTTTTCTGGCTACTGGATTCGAAAGACATCTTTCGCTGTCGCCCACGTCGACTATCAGACCACCCTAGCGTGGCTCTACGGTGTAATTTTTAAGGTTGGACCATGCCTCGCTATGATGATTCTCTGTTCTTTGATTGCACGCAATCTGTACAACGCAGACAAGAGGAGGGGAAACATGGCCGCTGGTATAGACTCCAATGGAAACAGAATATCGTCAGGTTACAGAAGAACAACAAAGATGCTGATCATTATAGGGGTTATATACGTGGCAGCAGAACTCCCAATCGGTATAGTATCGTTGGTATCAGGCCTTCAATACTCAGAGAGCCATTTCTTCTACTTTCTACTGTACTCCTATGTTGGCGATCTCCTGGACACCCTCACCGTCATTAACGGCAGCGTTAATCTGATCGTCTACGTCACAATGAGCAGACAGTACAGGCTGGAGTTTAAGAGAACAGTCTTGGGAAGATTTGTCAAGAAATACGCTGTAACGGAAACTGTGGAGACCGGCTATACCAATGACACCAACAACCAAGAGTTATCCCAGCCGTCCCTTGACGTACTGTCACGTGATTTAAAAGACAAGACACGTACAACAGAAACTGACGGAGGCGTAAGTGTTACGTCAGCTCTGGtgtaa
- the LOC128157449 gene encoding NADH dehydrogenase [ubiquinone] 1 alpha subcomplex subunit 2-like, with amino-acid sequence MAANAAKALRLGPRLKELRIHLCQKTSASQGVREFIETEYVPIKQNNPNFPILIRECRGIQPRVWARYELGQESSSSLSNLSKDEVMTVVTKIATA; translated from the exons atggCAGCGAACGCAGCAAAGGCACTGCGACTTGGACCCCGTTTGAAAGAATTAAGAATACACTTGTGCCAAAAAACATCAGCGAGTCAGGGTGTTCG AGAGTTTATTGAAACCGAGTATGTACCAATCAAGCAAAATAACCCAAACTTTCCAATTCTAATAAGAGAATGCAGAGGTATTCAACCCAGAGTTTGGGCTAGATATG AATTGGGACAAGAAAGCAGTTCATCTCTCAGTAACCTGAGCAAAGACGAAGTAATGACCGTTGTCACTAAAATTGCAACAGCTTAA